CATAGCTTAATATTAGCAAGATGTAATATTTTAATAGGGTTGTCCAGATCTACCTCAAGTCTTTGAAAACTTTTGTCAGGATGTTTATGGAGCAATAGATAAATATTTTCTAACAGAAGATCGAAGGTGCATAATCTTACATCGGAAGTTTAACAGAGAATCCAGAGGTGAAACATTTTGTAACAGAGCTGTCAGGCGACTAAAGCGGATATCCAGAAATGAAGACAGAAACGTCACAGCAACTGTTCACACGACATTCTGTGAAGGTCCTATAAGAGGATTTAC
The Dysidea avara chromosome 7, odDysAvar1.4, whole genome shotgun sequence genome window above contains:
- the LOC136262144 gene encoding uncharacterized protein, with protein sequence MINYLVAAILVLEVLLQASCQTTSNCGEVGTIGDSNTGCPDLPQVFENFCQDVYGAIDKYFLTEDRRCIILHRKFNRESRGETFCNRAVRRLKRISRNEDRNVTATVHTTFCEGPIRGFTATLNADALKAVCGIPRKFKIGSVSLDNAVTIPITEE